A single region of the Sorghum bicolor cultivar BTx623 chromosome 9, Sorghum_bicolor_NCBIv3, whole genome shotgun sequence genome encodes:
- the LOC8055713 gene encoding ABC transporter C family member 8: MDALDMASWVVSSMLLLCAVSVCRNLSFRRDGGEEETQPLLLTAGDGEQRKAAFGDAGYLSRLTFTWVDPLLRLGYSKPLHLGDIPPLDADDAAAEARRTFLEEWLRRRQTAAGAGRTSTSNLVFWVLATCYRKDLLLTALYTLLRTLSFGAAPVILYCFVSYSYQRERERELATGIALISGLLLMKVVESLSQRHWFFGSRRLGMRMRSALMAAIFDKQLRLSSEARTRHSAGEVANYIAVDAYRIGEFPFWLHMVWCMPLQLALAIAMLFWTVGAGTLPGLAPVAVCGVLNVPLARMLQRYQSRFMQAQDERQRATAEVLNAMKIVKLQSWEDRFREKVQRLRDVEVRWLAETQVKKAYGSALYWMSPTIISAVIFAGTAAFRSAPLDASVVFTILATMRVMSEPMRVLPEVMSIMIQVKISLDRIGEFLAEDEFQDDAVDRTSMALPASDMSLVVQDGFFSWEPSKAIATLKEINVRALQGEKIAVCGPVGAGKSSLLCAMLGEIPRMSGSVSVAGSVAYVSQTSWIQSGTVRDNVLFGKPMNTEDYEKAIRCCALDKDIENFPHGDLTEIGQRGLNMSGGQKQRIQLARAVYNDADVYLLDDPFSAVDAHTAATLFNDCVMAALKNKTVILVTHQVEFLSKVDKILVMENGEITQEGTYEVLLQSGTAFEQLVNAHRDSKTTLDSQDRGKGAEEQGTFLQNQIRMVPQNSEAEISDANLLSVQLTEEEKRELGEAGLKPYKDYVSVSKGRFLLVLLILAQCAFVILQCLATYWLAIAIQSRQFSVVLVVGVYAVMAAASCLFAYIRSLLAAHFGLKASREFFSGFMDSLFRAPMLFFDSTPTGRIMTRASSDLSILDFDIPYTMSFVISGTIEVAGTIIIMTMVTWQVVLVVVPVVIVLLYIQRYYIASARELVRINGTTKAPVMNFAAESMLGVTTIRAFAATKRFIQRNLQLIDTDAGLFFYTNAALEWVLLRVEALQILVIITSSILLVSLPEGAVAPGFLGLCLSYALTLSSAQVFLTRFYSNLENYIISVERIMQFMHLPEEPPAVIPDRRPPPSWPSEGRIDLDNLRVKYRPDAPTVLHGITCTFAAGNKIGVVGRTGSGKTTLLSALFRLIDPYSGRILIDDLDICTIGLKDLRMKLSIIPQEPTLFRGSVRSNVDPLGLHSDEDIWEVLDKCQLKKTISALPGLLESPVSDDGENWSAGQRQLFCLARVLLRRNKILVLDEATASIDSATDAILQRVIKKEFSGCTVITIAHRVPTVTDSDMVMVLSYGKMIEYNRPSILMENKNSPFCKLVDEYWSNYN; this comes from the exons TAAGCCGCTCCACCTCGGCGACATCCCGCCGCTGGACGCCGACGACGCCGCGGCGGAGGCGCGCCGGACGTTTCTGGAGGAATGGCTCCGGCGGAGGCAgacggccgccggcgccgggagGACAAGCACAAGCAACCTGGTGTTCTGGGTGCTCGCCACGTGCTACAGGAAAGACCTCCTCCTCACGGCGCTGTACACGCTGCTCCGGACACTGTCCTTCGGCGCGGCGCCGGTGATCCTCTACTGCTTCGTGTCCTACTCGTACCAGCGGGAGCGGGAGCGAGAGCTCGCCACGGGAATCGCCCTCATCTCCGGCCTGCTCTTGATGAAGGTCGTCGAGTCGCTGTCGCAGAGGCACTGGTTCTTCGGGTCAAGGCGGCTCGGCATGCGCATGCGCTCGGCGCTCATGGCCGCCATCTTCGACAAGCAGCTGAGGCTGTCCAGCGAGGCGCGGACGCGGCACTCCGCCGGCGAGGTCGCAAACTACATCGCCGTCGACGCGTACCGGATCGGCGAGTTCCCGTTCTGGCTGCACATGGTGTGGTGCATGCCGCTGCAGCTCGCCCTCGCCATCGCGATGCTCTTCTGGACCGTGGGCGCCGGAACGCTGCCGGGCCTGGCCCCCGTCGCCGTCTGCGGCGTGCTCAACGTCCCTCTCGCCAGGATGCTGCAGCGGTACCAGTCACGGTTCATGCAGGCGCAGGACGAGCGGCAGCGCGCCACGGCGGAGGTGCTCAACGCCATGAAGATCGTCAAGCTGCAGTCGTGGGAGGACAGGTTCAGGGAGAAGGTGCAGCGGTTGCGCGACGTCGAGGTCCGGTGGCTTGCTGAGACGCAGGTCAAGAAGGCCTACGGCAGTGCTCTGTACTGGATGTCTCCGACGATCATCTCCGCCGTCATCTTCGCGGGGACGGCCGCGTTCCGGAGCGCGCCACTGGATGCCAGCGTCGTGTTCACCATCCTTGCCACGATGCGCGTCATGTCAGAGCCTATGAGGGTGCTGCCAGAGGTGATGTCCATCATGATCCAAGTGAAGATATCGCTGGATCGCATTGGCGAGTTCCTTGCCGAGGATGAGTTCCAGGACGACGCAGTGGACAGGACATCCATGGCATTGCCAGCCTCCGACATGAGCCTTGTCGTGCAAGATGGTTTCTTCAGCTGGGAGCCTAGCAAGGCCATTGCAACTCTGAAAGAAATCAATGTCAGGGCACTGCAGGGTGAGAAGATTGCGGTCTGTGGGCCTGTCGGCGCAGGGAAATCGTCGTTGCTGTGCGCAATGCTTGGCGAGATACCAAGAATGTCCGGATCG GTATCAGTGGCAGGCTCAGTTGCCTATGTTTCACAGACGTCCTGGATACAGAGTGGCACTGTACGTGATAATGTACTCTTTGGGAAGCCCATGAACACTGAGGATTACGAGAAGGCGATAAGGTGTTGTGCATTGGACAAGGACATTGAGAATTTTCCGCATGGGGACCTGACAGAGATTGGTCAGAGAGGCTTGAACATGAGTGGAGGACAGAAGCAAAGGATTCAGCTCGCCAGAGCAGTCTATAACGACGCTGACGTTTACCTTCTCGATGATCCTTTCAGTGCCGTTGATGCACATACAGCTGCTACTCTTTTCAAT GATTGTGTGATGGCAGCACTTAAGAACAAGACTGTGATTCTTGTGACACATCAAGTGGAGTTCCTTTCCAAGGTTGACAAGATTCTG GTCATGGAAAATGGGGAGATAACTCAGGAAGGAACCTATGAGGTGCTTCTGCAGTCTGGCACAGCATTTGAACAACTTGTCAATGCTCACAGGGACTCAAAAACAACACTAGACTCCCAGGATCGTGGCAAAGGAGCTGAAGAACAAGGCACATTTCTTCAGAACCAGATACGGATGGTACCACAGAACAGTGAAGCAGAAATCTCTGATGCTAATCTCCTGTCGGTCCAACTTACAGAAGAGGAGAAGAGGGAACTAGGAGAAGCTGGACTGAAACCATATAAGGACTATGTTTCAGTGTCCAAGGGCCGTTTTCTCCTCGTCCTGCTAATACTCGCACAGTGTGCGTTCGTCATCCTGCAGTGCCTGGCAACTTATTGGCTTGCAATTGCAATTCAAAGCCGCCAGTTCAGTGTCGTACTTGTGGTTGGAGTCTATGCAGTGATGGCAGCTGCAAGCTGCCTCTTCGCCTATATTAGGAGCCTTCTTGCTGCTCACTTTGGCCTGAAAGCATCGAGGGAGTTCTTTTCAGGGTTCATGGATTCATTGTTCAGGGCCCCAATGCTGTTCTTCGATTCCACTCCAACTGGAAGGATCATGACCCGG GCTTCGTCTGACCTTAGCATCTTAGACTTTGACATCCCGTATACGATGAGCTTTGTCATCTCGGGCACAATTGAAGTGGCAGGAACCATAATTATCATGACCATGGTTACCTGGCAAGTAGTACTAGTGGTCGTTCCTGTTGTGATTGTTCTGTTATACATTCAG AGATACTACATTGCATCGGCGAGGGAGCTAGTAAGGATCAATGGAACTACAAAGGCGCCTGTCATGAACTTCGCGGCAGAGTCGATGCTGGGAGTGACCACCATAAGGGCCTTTGCAGCTACAAAGAGGTTTATTCAGAGAAATCTTCAGCTCATAGACACAGATGCGGGACTGTTCTTCTACACCAATGCAGCACTGGAGTGGGTGCTTCTGCGTGTCGAGGCACTGCAAATCTTGGTCATCATCACGTCATCCATCCTTCTTGTCTCACTACCGGAGGGAGCTGTTGCTCCAG GATTCCTTGGTCTCTGCCTCTCATATGCATTGACGCTTTCTTCTGCTCAAGTGTTCTTAACAAGATTCTACTCAAATCTGGAAAATTACATAATATCTGTGGAGAGGATCATGCAGTTCATGCATTTACCAGAAGAGCCTCCGGCTGTCATCCCTGACAGAAGGCCTCCTCCTTCATGGCCATCTGAAGGAAGAATCGATTTGGATAACTTGAGA GTCAAATACAGGCCAGATGCGCCAACGGTTCTGCACGGAATCACCTGCACTTTTGCAGCAGGAAACAAGATTGGAGTTGTTGGCAGAACTGGGAGTGGGaagacaactcttttgagtgcaCTGTTCCGCCTTATTGATCCATACAGCGGGCGAATACTCATTGATGATCTTGACATTTGCACCATTGGACTGAAGGATCTGAGGATGAAGCTCAGCATCATTCCCCAAGAGCCAACACTTTTCAGAGGCAGTGTAAGGAGTAATGTGGATCCTCTGGGTCTGCATTCCGATGAGGATATCTGGGAG GTTTTAGATAAGTGCCAACTGAAGAAAACAATCAGTGCCCTTCCTGGACTACTTGAATCACCAG TGAGTGATGACGGCGAGAACTGGAGCGCCGGTCAACGACAGCTCTTCTGCCTTGCGCGTGTTCTCCTCCGAAGGAACAAGATACTGGTCCTTGATGAGGCGACAGCATCCATCGACTCGGCTACCGACGCCATCCTGCAGAGGGTGATCAAGAAAGAATTTTCAGGGTGCACAGTCATCACCATAGCACACAGGGTTCCAACTGTCACAGACAGTGATATGGTCATGGTCCTTTCCTACG GCAAGATGATCGAGTACAACAGGCCATCAATTCTGATGGAAAATAAGAATTCGCCATTTTGTAAGCTTGTCGATGAGTACTGGTCCAACTATAACTGA